Proteins from a single region of Sporosarcina sp. P33:
- a CDS encoding alpha/beta hydrolase: protein MGPDTEVVYHGLSMGAATVLMASGEQLPKQVKASIADSPYQSVYRLFAYQLDRMFHLPAFPLLDNMSLLTNAKAGYSLREADALGAVRRATVPILYIHGQADTFVPTDMTKELYAMTKSETELILVDGANHGEAFVMERVAYKKTVAGFIHQHLSANSNQY from the coding sequence ATGGGTCCTGATACTGAAGTAGTCTACCATGGTTTATCGATGGGCGCTGCAACAGTACTGATGGCAAGCGGTGAACAATTGCCGAAGCAAGTAAAGGCTAGCATTGCGGACAGCCCGTACCAGTCCGTTTATCGGCTGTTTGCTTATCAACTGGACAGGATGTTTCATTTGCCGGCATTTCCGCTGCTTGATAATATGAGTTTATTGACGAATGCGAAAGCGGGCTATTCATTGAGGGAAGCGGATGCGCTAGGTGCAGTACGGCGGGCAACTGTGCCGATACTTTATATTCACGGACAAGCAGATACATTTGTACCGACAGATATGACGAAGGAGCTTTATGCAATGACGAAGAGTGAGACGGAACTGATATTAGTGGATGGTGCAAATCATGGGGAGGCATTTGTGATGGAGAGGGTTGCGTATAAGAAGACTGTGGCTGGATTCATTCATCAACATTTATCGGCTAATTCTAACCAATACTAG
- a CDS encoding alpha/beta hydrolase, whose amino-acid sequence MVLDLIGYYLPAKQTADKLVILTHGYLGHAKQMGLYGQYYYEELGFNIFMPNARGHGKSGGD is encoded by the coding sequence ATGGTTTTAGATTTAATAGGCTATTACTTGCCTGCCAAACAGACGGCCGATAAATTAGTCATTCTGACGCATGGTTACCTAGGGCATGCAAAACAAATGGGGCTATATGGGCAGTATTATTATGAGGAATTAGGATTCAATATCTTTATGCCAAATGCAAGAGGACACGGAAAAAGCGGGGGAGACTAG
- a CDS encoding YfhE family protein, with protein MSENKQPHKTLTDKNNGLSSAQEVLYAKDYKRADKAAENENNEKPKS; from the coding sequence TTGAGTGAAAACAAACAGCCGCACAAAACACTGACTGATAAGAACAACGGCCTTTCATCTGCGCAGGAAGTATTGTACGCCAAAGATTATAAACGGGCAGACAAGGCGGCCGAGAACGAAAACAATGAAAAACCAAAAAGCTGA
- a CDS encoding OsmC family protein translates to MIFHMTEHGFETETEFGKLHISSDEEKGFRPYQLMVASIAVCGGGVMRKILDKMRMPADDIAVDVKEVVRSQDDASRILKMHLHFTVTGSNITEDKMPRVMELTEKNCSMLQSVIGCIDVVKTFEIDTK, encoded by the coding sequence ATGATATTCCACATGACAGAACACGGTTTTGAAACTGAAACAGAGTTTGGAAAGTTACATATTTCCTCCGATGAAGAAAAAGGATTCCGCCCCTACCAGCTGATGGTTGCTTCGATTGCAGTGTGCGGAGGCGGTGTAATGCGGAAAATTCTTGATAAAATGCGTATGCCTGCAGATGATATCGCAGTCGATGTGAAGGAAGTGGTACGTTCGCAGGATGATGCAAGCCGCATCTTGAAAATGCACCTTCATTTCACAGTCACCGGCTCCAATATTACGGAAGATAAAATGCCCCGCGTTATGGAACTGACAGAGAAGAACTGTTCGATGCTGCAATCTGTGATCGGCTGTATCGATGTGGTAAAGACGTTTGAGATCGACACAAAATAA
- a CDS encoding S-layer homology domain-containing protein, whose amino-acid sequence MKNKLIGALIALLIFAAVPFQVQADASFTDVDKHWAKEEIMYLADRHIIGGFPDGTFKPNDPITRAQASSMLVKALKIPLVKNPTVKFKDVTKNSSYYQILATVNEKGIMRGDNGFMRPGEDTSRAHMAAIIRRSFTIPVDHQATFVDVSPAHWSFPDINGIAKKGITGGSDGKYMPADSVTRAQFSAFLVRALDDSMKLGDYHSYVSVKGKKIEQNGFSYTIAKNKTSAKLFKENQKTGTRSAILDSAAMPDNGINRELLMPGYQMVLYNDDLYIPYWNLINPETKIPAGYGLVKINVNDWRYTIGSIPIDQKFRNMFIWNDRIYYTLEKNKDRVFDSTFDPNTPIDDPLTLYSIAMDGKNKKTLLNFTARVIFDEVEATSKTNRVSQNNKSVAFDLSAMYYFNKTGVYKYNLLDKKTSKISNVLAKDMEITASQLVVTDQAGKKHTLKK is encoded by the coding sequence ATGAAAAACAAACTTATCGGAGCACTAATTGCTCTGCTGATTTTTGCGGCTGTGCCTTTTCAAGTACAGGCTGACGCATCATTTACTGATGTAGATAAACATTGGGCCAAGGAAGAAATTATGTATTTAGCGGATCGACATATTATCGGCGGCTTTCCGGACGGTACCTTTAAGCCGAATGATCCAATTACACGTGCCCAAGCCTCTTCCATGCTTGTAAAAGCACTAAAGATTCCACTCGTAAAAAATCCGACCGTCAAGTTTAAGGATGTCACAAAAAATTCATCGTACTACCAAATTCTTGCCACAGTAAATGAAAAAGGAATCATGCGCGGGGACAACGGTTTCATGCGTCCCGGCGAAGATACTTCACGTGCTCACATGGCTGCGATCATCCGTCGTTCATTTACTATTCCTGTCGATCACCAGGCAACATTTGTTGACGTATCGCCTGCACATTGGTCATTCCCTGACATCAACGGTATTGCTAAAAAAGGAATCACCGGCGGATCCGATGGGAAATATATGCCGGCAGACTCTGTTACACGTGCGCAGTTTTCAGCGTTTTTAGTGCGTGCACTGGATGATTCCATGAAGCTTGGAGACTACCATTCATATGTAAGTGTCAAAGGAAAGAAAATTGAACAGAATGGCTTCTCTTATACCATTGCAAAAAACAAAACTTCTGCTAAGTTATTTAAAGAGAATCAAAAAACAGGAACACGTTCTGCTATATTAGACAGCGCGGCTATGCCTGATAATGGCATAAACCGGGAACTGCTTATGCCAGGTTATCAAATGGTGCTGTATAACGATGATCTGTATATTCCGTATTGGAACTTGATTAACCCCGAAACCAAAATACCTGCCGGCTATGGTCTGGTAAAAATTAATGTAAATGACTGGAGATACACAATCGGCAGCATTCCAATCGATCAAAAGTTCCGCAACATGTTTATTTGGAACGACCGTATTTACTATACGCTGGAAAAGAATAAGGACCGCGTTTTCGATTCTACATTCGATCCAAACACGCCAATTGATGATCCTTTGACGCTGTATTCTATCGCCATGGATGGTAAAAACAAAAAGACATTATTGAACTTTACTGCACGTGTAATTTTTGACGAAGTGGAAGCCACTTCAAAAACCAATCGAGTAAGCCAAAACAATAAGTCTGTGGCGTTCGATCTATCTGCCATGTACTACTTTAACAAAACAGGTGTTTATAAGTATAATCTGCTGGATAAAAAGACAAGCAAGATCTCAAACGTCCTGGCAAAAGACATGGAAATCACAGCTTCGCAGTTAGTTGTAACTGACCAGGCTGGAAAGAAACATACCCTGAAGAAATAA
- a CDS encoding substrate-binding domain-containing protein encodes MITSLAFAVFLLIGFLFFTAIGSFYLLFMGLIHYIPLVIAGVIMLYIWIVMMLFHYFSTKQRKRWFGLIAGAVIIGAAVWPAMQLYKASISTVGAEVDVYYYEPFAFDRESKLVSLKEEATVQFENHLPRIDGATALYPLYAAFVQAVYPEKEYNPYDSEVMANTTPVAYDNLFNGKVDMILAAGPSDAQLKVAKEKGLELKLTPVGREAFVFFVNQKNPINGLELKQIQGIYAGNITNWDEVGGINEPIRAFQRPADSGSQTALERLMGDIPIMDAPKENVSEGMGGIISEVSKYRNYKNAIGYTFRYYSTEMVGNEEIKLLAIDGVKPTKETIRSDEYPIASEFYIVTAGTKNPNVGKFIEWMVSAQGQELVEKVGYVPIKEQMGE; translated from the coding sequence ATGATTACGTCTTTGGCATTTGCGGTATTTCTATTGATAGGATTTCTGTTTTTTACAGCAATCGGTTCATTCTACTTGTTGTTTATGGGGCTGATTCACTACATTCCATTGGTGATTGCCGGGGTTATCATGTTGTATATATGGATTGTTATGATGCTGTTCCATTATTTCAGCACAAAACAGCGAAAACGTTGGTTTGGACTCATTGCAGGAGCTGTCATTATTGGCGCGGCAGTCTGGCCTGCGATGCAGTTATATAAAGCCAGTATTTCCACGGTGGGTGCGGAAGTAGATGTGTACTACTATGAGCCTTTTGCGTTTGACCGGGAATCAAAACTTGTCTCGCTGAAGGAAGAGGCAACAGTACAGTTTGAGAACCATTTGCCGCGAATAGACGGAGCTACAGCGCTGTACCCGTTATACGCGGCATTCGTTCAAGCAGTCTATCCGGAAAAAGAATATAATCCATACGACAGCGAAGTAATGGCCAATACAACACCAGTTGCCTATGATAATTTGTTCAATGGCAAAGTCGATATGATTCTGGCTGCAGGACCTTCAGATGCTCAATTAAAAGTGGCGAAGGAGAAAGGCCTTGAATTGAAGCTGACGCCGGTCGGACGGGAAGCATTTGTTTTCTTTGTAAATCAAAAGAATCCGATAAACGGCCTGGAACTGAAACAAATACAAGGGATTTATGCAGGCAACATTACGAATTGGGATGAAGTTGGGGGCATAAATGAACCGATTCGTGCATTCCAGCGACCTGCAGACAGCGGAAGTCAAACCGCATTAGAACGGTTGATGGGAGATATTCCAATTATGGATGCTCCGAAAGAAAATGTGTCGGAAGGAATGGGCGGTATAATTTCAGAAGTCTCAAAGTATCGAAACTACAAAAATGCCATTGGCTATACATTCCGCTATTACTCCACGGAAATGGTCGGTAATGAAGAGATTAAGCTCCTCGCGATTGATGGAGTGAAGCCGACGAAGGAAACAATCCGCAGTGATGAATATCCAATTGCTTCAGAGTTTTATATTGTTACGGCGGGTACGAAAAATCCAAACGTCGGGAAGTTCATCGAATGGATGGTTTCAGCGCAAGGGCAGGAATTAGTGGAGAAAGTCGGCTATGTGCCAATAAAAGAACAAATGGGGGAATAA
- a CDS encoding helix-turn-helix transcriptional regulator, which translates to MNQQQLIELLSLKLRVIRLEKEYSQQKMADVLGLSKKTLLQIEKGRASASWTAVIAVCALFRDSDVLQAAVGGDPLEVLETIAHNGIDRRMDQSMGGKVWWRELETKGRFRLQQNLISQHYRILDEEHYRWYSSFDEEEAWQRLDELSEK; encoded by the coding sequence ATGAATCAACAGCAGCTAATAGAATTACTATCTCTTAAGTTACGGGTGATCCGTTTGGAAAAAGAGTATTCCCAGCAAAAGATGGCGGATGTACTCGGTCTATCCAAAAAAACATTACTCCAGATAGAAAAGGGAAGGGCTTCTGCGAGTTGGACAGCTGTTATCGCAGTGTGTGCATTATTTAGGGACAGTGATGTATTGCAGGCGGCAGTTGGCGGTGATCCGCTTGAGGTGCTGGAGACGATTGCACATAACGGTATTGACCGCCGGATGGATCAGTCGATGGGAGGAAAAGTGTGGTGGCGGGAGCTGGAAACTAAAGGGCGCTTCCGTCTGCAGCAAAACTTGATCAGTCAGCATTATCGTATTTTAGACGAAGAACATTACCGCTGGTACAGCTCGTTTGATGAAGAAGAAGCCTGGCAACGTTTGGATGAATTAAGCGAGAAATAA